The sequence below is a genomic window from Serratia nevei.
GGTGGATGGAGAAAGCGATAATAGGTAATAGCGTGGTGAATAATATCCGCAGGGTATTATGCATACCGTCTAAAGCCAGGATCACCATTGCGGAAGGCACGGCGTGTAAACAAAAGGCGGTAAAGTTATCCGTCAGAGAAATAGCGCTGATAAAAAAGATGCTGAACAAACTAATTAATAAAAAATCTTGGTTATTCGGTAGGCAATATTGACTTTTAACGTAAATATGGGCGGCCCACAGCAGGCCGAGCACGCTGGCGAACAGGTTGAGTTTGCAGAGGTATTTCCGCGGCGTTTGCAGGGAGAATAGCGCCGCCGCCAGACAAAATAGCGGTATACATAATAAAGGTAGGGTAAATGAGGGCGTATCCCTAAAAGGGAACAATAACGTAAATACGGAAGAGGCGGCATTCATCACCAGAAAAAGAAATAATGCCAGGCGCTGCTTGCTGTTCAGTAATTCCTGATAAGAACGGGCGTTCATACGGAGGTCACTCTTTGCAAAGTCGTTCTGTCGAATAATTAAGGTTGAGAAGCATTCCCTCGGCGCGAAATATCCACGGAAGTTGCATGGTTGATGATTGTGATTATTATCATGCAAACAGGACTAGGAATTTTCTTATGTCAAATTATCATTTTTTCATGCTGGTGTCATCTGGGTTTGGTCACCGCAGTGAAAATGATGCGGCGGCCAAAAAAGTGTTATATGATATTGGTTATCATTATCACTTAAAGGGGGGTTATCATGCTCACCGCCATGATTGCCGCGTGTGGACTGTGGGGCGTCAGCTGGTGCCTCGGCGATCGCCTGGCCAGCGCCTGGGGCGTTTTGCTGCCGTGCGCGCTGATGCCGCTGCTGGCCTTGATCGATCTGAATATGATGCAGCTGCGCACCCTGATTGTGATAGCGATGCTGGCGACGCTGGTGATGCTGTTCAACAGCCGGCTGCGTCACTATCTGCTGCTGCCTTCCTGCATGGCGCTGGCGGGCGGCCTGGCGGCAATCAGCCTCAACTTCAGCTTCGCGTAAACGCCGGAAACGGCAAAACCACGCTTAGGCGTGTTTATCATCAATGCGTTGGGATTTTTTCGAAGGAACTACCGGAGAGATCATCAATTGGTGCGAAGAGAGGGACTTGAACCCTCACGTCCGTAAGGACACTAACACCTGAAGCTAGCGCGTCTACCAATTCCGCCACCTTCGCACAGTCGATGTCGTTGCTTTGATTTATATTACGTCGCCAGCTTGGTGCGAAGAGAGGGACTTGAACCCTCACGTCCGTAAGAACACTAACACCTGAAGCTAGCGCGTCTACCAATTCCGCCACCTTCGCATCGATGCTGAGTGCAATATAAATCATGTGGTTATTTGGTGCGAAGAGAGGGACTTGAACCCTCACGTCCGTAAGGACACTAACACCTGAAGCTAGCGCGTCTACCAATTCCGCCACCTTCGCGTACCAGAAACATTACCGGAGTAACGTTACCACGGAGGCGAATTCTAGAGATTTTGGCGGGCACGTCAACAGTTATTTCCCCGCTTTGCGGGCGTTTGCTGGAAAAACAGCCATATCGCCGCTTTTCTGCTGGTCAAACAGCCAAATCAGCCAATCAATCAACACCCTGACCCGTGGCGCCAGGAAACGGCCGGGTGGATACATGATGTAAATCGGCATCGGCGGAGGTGGCGTGTCCGCCAACACTTCCACCAGTTCGCCCCGTTCCAGCCAGGGAGCAAGTGAATAGCGCGCCGCCTGAATCAACCCCATGCCGGCACGCGCGCCGGCGATGTAAGCGTCGGCGCCGCTGACGCTCAGCCGGGCAGGGAGTTCGCGCAGTTCCACCTTGCCGCCACGGCAGAATTCCAGCGGATAATCGCGGTTGCTGGCCAGGGAAAAATACCCTACCGCGCGGTGCGGCGCCAGGCTATCGATGTCGAGCGGCGTGCCGCTGGCCTGCAGGTAAGCGGGGGAAGCGCAGGTGATCTGCGGCAGCTGGGCGATGCGCCGCGCCACCAGGCTGTCGTCTTCGGTTTCCCAGGCGCGCAGCACGCAGTCTACGCCTTCGCGTAACAGATCGACGTGGGTGTCGTTGGCACCCAGCGCCAGCGTGATGTCGGGATAGCGCCGGTAAAAGTCGTCCAGCGCCGGAATGACGATCTGGCGCGCCAGCGAATGGGGCATATCGATGCGCACTTTGCCGGACGGCTGCAGCTTATGGTGGCTGAACAGCGTGTCAGCTTCCTCAAGCGCCCCCAGCAGCTGTACGCAGCGTTGATAGTAAAGGCTGCCTTCGCTGGTCACCTGTACCTGGCGGGTGGTGCGGATCAGCAGGCGCACGCCCAGCCGCTGCTCCAGCCGTTTCAGCGCGTTGCTGACCGTGGCGCGCGGCAGCTGCAGGCGCTCGGCCGCCCGACTGAAGCTACCCAGTTCGACGATGCGGGTAAAAATGCGCATGGCTTGAACCTGATCCATGTCCACTCCGGATTATTGGTGATTTTTGAACAGTGATGTGCGATCTGCATTATTTATCTTTGTAGCGTAAACAACCAGACTTTGCTGCGTTATCCGTTCATCGCATGAGGGCTGCACAATGCAACAACGTAAACTGGGTTCCCACGGTCCCGTCGTCTCCGCCCTGGGGCTGGGATGCATGGGCATGAGCGACTTCTACTCTACCGGCGCCGATCGGCAGGAGGCCATCGCCACGCTGCACCGGGCGCTGGAGCTGGGCGTCACGCTGCTCGACACCGCCGACATGTATGGTCCGCACACCAACGAAGAGTTGGTGGGGGAAGCGATCAAGGGCAAACGGCAACAGGTGTTCCTGGCTACCAAGTTCGGCATCCTGCGCGATCCGGCGGATCCTTCGGCGCGCGGCGTCAGCAGCCGGCCCGAGTATATCCGGCGCTCGGTGGAAGGCAGCCTGCGGCGCTTGGGCGTAGAGGAGATCGATCTTTATTATCAGCATCGGGTCGATCCGCAGGTGCCGATCGAAGACGTCGTCGGCACGATGGCGGATCTGATCCGCGAAGGCAAGATCCGCCATATCGGCCTGAGCGAGGCGTCGGTCGCCACGCTGGAGCGGGCGCACAAGGTGCATCCGATCACGGCGTTGCAGACCGAGTATTCGCTGTGGACGCGCGATGCTGAACAGGGCGTGCTGGCCGCCTGTGAGCGACTGGGGATCGGCTTTGTGCCTTACAGCCCGTTAGGGCGCGGTTTCCTTACCGGCGCTATCCGGCGGCCGGAGGATCTGGCCGAGGACGATTTCCGCCGCGGCAATCCGCGCTTCCAGGGCGAAAACTTCGCCCGCAACCTGGCGCTGGTGGAGAAGGTGGGTGAGCTGGCGGCGCAGAAGGACGTCAAGCCTTCACAGCTGGCGCTGGCCTGGGTGTTGGCGCAGGGCGAGCACATCGTGCCGATCCCCGGCACCAAACGCCGTCGCTATCTGGAAGAGAACGTCGCGGCGGCGGAGATAACGCTGAGCGCGGCCGAACTGGCGGCGATCGAAGCGGTGTTTCCGCTGAGTGCAGCGGCCGGCGATCGCTACGGCGCCGAGTCGATGGCCTATATCAACGGCTAAAAAAAAGCGCGGCCTCAGGCCGCGCTCTGTCGTTTTCCGCCAACGGCGAATTATTTCTTCTTCGGCGCGCGCGGTGGGCGGCCGACGGTGGCCTGATACACCTTGAAGCGGCCGTTCTGCGCCAGCACTTCGTGGCTGCCGAAGGTGGCGTCCAGAATGTCCGGGTATGGCAGGAAGGCGTTGGCGACGATGCGCAGCTGGCCGCCGATCGGCAGGTGTTTCACCGCGCCGCGGATCAGGGTTTCAGCGGCGGTCAGGCTGGTTTGCAGCCCGTCGTGGAACGGCGGGTTGGAGATGATCATGTCGAAACGGCCGGTGATGTCGGAGTAAACGTTGCTGACGATCACTTCGCCTTCGATGCCGTTGGCGGCCAGCGTCGCGCGGCTGGATTCCACCGCGGCGGCGTTGACGTCGCTGAGGGTCAGTTTCACCTTCGGCGACAGCTTGGCCATCACCGAGGCCATCACGCCGGCGCCGCAGCCGATGTCCAGCACCTTGCCTTTCATGTGTTTTTCCAGCGTCGACAGCAGCAGCGAGCTGCCGACGTCCAGGCCGTCGCGGCTGAACACGCCCGGCAGCGTTTTCACTTCCAGATCGTGCAGCTGATAGCTGTCCCACCAGTCGTTCAGGTCGAATTCGGTCTGTGCGTCCAGACGGCCGTGATACAGGCCGCAGCGGCGCGCGCTGTCGATTTTCACCAGCGCAACGTGGCCTTCCAGCGTTGGCTCGGCGCTGCGCACGCCGCTGCGGTTTTCACCGACCACGAACACGTCTACGCCCACCGGCAGCAGCGCCAGGATGTTGCACAGCTGGAATTGCGCTTCCTGCTTGCTCTTCGGCCAGTAGTAAACCAGCGTATCGCAGTTGGCGACGAAAGCGGGATCGATGGTCAAACCGAACTGCACGTTATCGCCCATCGTCCGGTTCAGTAACTGCCAGTGATGGTATTGCTGAGTGTGGACGCGCACGTCCGCGGCCTCGAATTGGGCCGGCAGGCTGTCCTGCAGGTCGCCGGCAAACAGCACGCGGCGTTCGATAAATTCATCACTGTGGCGCAGCATGACTTCACTGGCGGGGGTTAATGCAGACATCAGATATTGGCTCCTGGAAATGAGACCGGGGATTATAGAGCTTTGTGGCGATATGTTCGACGGGTTTGTTGGCGCGGGCTGCGCGGGTTTGTTAGCATAGCGCGGCGCATGGCAGGCATGGCGCACCACAACGGGTAGGAATCGGCATGGCATCAAAACGCGACTGGCTGTTACAACAACTGGGTATTACGCAGTGGACATTGCGCCGCCCGAGCGTGTTGCAGGGCGAAGTGGCGGTCAGTCTGCCGCCCGAGGCGCGCCTGCTGGTGGTGGCGCAGACGCTGCCCGCGTCCGACGATCCGCTGTTTTGCGACGTGCTGCTCAGCCTGGGGCTGACGCCGGCGCAAACCTACAGCCTGACGCCGGAACAGGCGGCGATGCTGCCTGAAGAGACCGCATGCAACAGTTGGCGGCTGGGCGTGGCGGAACCGCTTGCGGTCGCCGGCGCGCAGCTATACAGCCCGGCGCTGGCCGAGCTTTCCCAAGACGCGGGGGCCAAACGCGCCCTCTGGCAGCAGATTTGTCATCATGAACACGATTTCTACCCTGACGGCGGCCGACCTGGCCACGGCCTTCACCATTGAGCAAGCCAGCCACGCTTTCCCCTGGACGGAAACCACCTTCGCCAGCAATCAGGGCGATCGCTACCTTAACCTGAAGCTGAACGCCGATGGGGAAATGGCGGGATTCGCCATCACGCAGATCGTGCTGGACGAAGCCACGCTGTTCAACATCGCCATTCATCCGCGGTGGCAGCGCCGGGGCTTTGGCCGCCTGCTGCTCAACGCGGTGATCGAACAGCTGGAGAGCCGTGGCGTGGTGACGCTGTGGCTGGAGGTGCGCGCCTCCAACCAGGCGGCGATCGCACTGTATGAAGATCTCGGTTTCAACGAGGTCACCGTGCGCCGCAATTATTACCCGAGCATCCACGGCCGCGAAGACGCGATCGTGATGGCGCTGCCGCTGGCGTAATCCGCCCGGCCGGTAAAAGCATTGATTGTCACCGGTTGGCAAATCGGCGAAAATGCCCGGCTGTTATCTTTTATTCACCGCTTTGCCCGGCGCCGCGATCGGCGCGTTCTGATGATGTCGCAGGGCGGACTAACCGTAGAACCTGAAAACCATGTCTCCTAGTGAATTTGCCCGCGAAGTCTCCAAAAGAAGAACTTTCGCCATCATCTCGCACCCCGATGCCGGTAAAACCACCATTACCGAAAAAGTGCTGCTGTTCGGACAGGCGATCCAGACCGCCGGTACGGTAAAAGGCCGTGGCTCCAGCCAGCACGCCAAATCCGACTGGATGGAAATGGAAAAGCAGCGTGGGATCTCGATCACCACCTCCGTGATGCAGTTCCCGTACCGCGACAGCCTGGTTAACCTGCTGGATACCCCGGGGCACGAAGACTTCTCCGAAGATACTTACCGTACCCTGACCGCCGTCGACTGCTGTCTGATGGTGATCGACGCCGCCAAGGGCGTTGAGGATCGTACCCGTAAGCTGATGGAAGTCACCCGTCTGCGCGACACGCCGATCCTGACCTTCATGAACAAACTGGACCGCGACATCCGCGATCCGATGGAAGTGATGGATGAAGTCGAGCGCGAACTGAAGATCGCCTGCTCGCCTATCACCTGGCCGATCGGCTGCGGCAAGCTGTTCAAGGGCGTTTACCACCTGTACAAGGATGAAACCTACCTGTATCAGACCGGTAAAGGCCACACCATCCAGGAAGTGCGCATCGTCAAAGGCCTGGGCAACCCGGAGCTGGATGCGGCGGTGGGCGAAGATCTGGCGGCGCAGCTGCGCGATGAGCTGGAGCTGGTGCAGGGCGCTTCCCACGAGTTCGATCAGGAGGCCTTCCTGAGCGGCGAGCTGACCCCGGTGTTCTTCGGTACCGCACTCGGTAACTTCGGCGTGGATCACATGCTGGACGGCCTGGTGGCCTGGGCGCCGGCGCCGATGCCGCGCAAAACCGACACCCGCGAAGTGACGGCGGCGGAAGAGAAATTCACCGGTTTCGTCTTCAAGATCCAGGCTAACATGGATCCGAAACACCGCGACCGCGTGGCCTTTATGCGCGTGGTGTCCGGCCGCTACGAGAAGGGCATGAAGCTGCGCCAGGTGCGCACCGGCAAAGACGTGGTGATCTCCGACGCGCTGACCTTTATGGCCGGCGACCGTTCGCACGTGGAAGAAGCCTACCCGGGCGACATCATCGGCCTGCACAACCACGGCACCATTCAGATCGGCGATACCTTCACCCAGGGTGAAGACATGAAGTTCACCGGTATTCCGAACTTCGCGCCGGAGCTGTTCCGCCGCATTCGCCTGCGCGATCCGCTGAAGCAGAAACAGCTGCTGAAGGGGCTGGTGCAGCTGTCCGAAGAGGGCGCGGTACAGGTGTTCCGTCCGATCGCCAACAACGATCTGATCGTCGGCGCGGTCGGTGTGCTGCAGTTCGACGTGGTGGTGGCGCGTTTGAAGAGCGAGTACAACGTGGAAGCGCTGTACGAATCGGTCAACGTGTCGACCGCGCGCTGGGTCGAGTGCGACGACGTGAAGAAGTTCGAAGAGTTCAAGCGCAAGAACGAGATCAACCTGGCGCTGGACGGCGGGGACAACCTGTCCTACATCGCGCCGACCATGGTGAACCTCAACCTGACGCAGGAACGCTATCCTGACGTGACCTTCCGCAAAACCCGCGAACACTGATCGCTCGGCAGGGCGCCCAGTGCGCCCTGCACGCTTCTCCTATCCTCACTGCGCTAATTAATAAATCTTCCTCATATTTTATCCTGCGAACCGCTATCGCCAGGCGATGTTCGTTCGGCCTGCGTTTTCCGTCTGATGGTCTATCTTTAACGAGATG
It includes:
- a CDS encoding DUF1435 domain-containing protein yields the protein MLTAMIAACGLWGVSWCLGDRLASAWGVLLPCALMPLLALIDLNMMQLRTLIVIAMLATLVMLFNSRLRHYLLLPSCMALAGGLAAISLNFSFA
- a CDS encoding LysR family transcriptional regulator; the protein is MDQVQAMRIFTRIVELGSFSRAAERLQLPRATVSNALKRLEQRLGVRLLIRTTRQVQVTSEGSLYYQRCVQLLGALEEADTLFSHHKLQPSGKVRIDMPHSLARQIVIPALDDFYRRYPDITLALGANDTHVDLLREGVDCVLRAWETEDDSLVARRIAQLPQITCASPAYLQASGTPLDIDSLAPHRAVGYFSLASNRDYPLEFCRGGKVELRELPARLSVSGADAYIAGARAGMGLIQAARYSLAPWLERGELVEVLADTPPPPMPIYIMYPPGRFLAPRVRVLIDWLIWLFDQQKSGDMAVFPANARKAGK
- a CDS encoding aldo/keto reductase produces the protein MQQRKLGSHGPVVSALGLGCMGMSDFYSTGADRQEAIATLHRALELGVTLLDTADMYGPHTNEELVGEAIKGKRQQVFLATKFGILRDPADPSARGVSSRPEYIRRSVEGSLRRLGVEEIDLYYQHRVDPQVPIEDVVGTMADLIREGKIRHIGLSEASVATLERAHKVHPITALQTEYSLWTRDAEQGVLAACERLGIGFVPYSPLGRGFLTGAIRRPEDLAEDDFRRGNPRFQGENFARNLALVEKVGELAAQKDVKPSQLALAWVLAQGEHIVPIPGTKRRRYLEENVAAAEITLSAAELAAIEAVFPLSAAAGDRYGAESMAYING
- the rsmC gene encoding 16S rRNA (guanine(1207)-N(2))-methyltransferase RsmC; protein product: MSALTPASEVMLRHSDEFIERRVLFAGDLQDSLPAQFEAADVRVHTQQYHHWQLLNRTMGDNVQFGLTIDPAFVANCDTLVYYWPKSKQEAQFQLCNILALLPVGVDVFVVGENRSGVRSAEPTLEGHVALVKIDSARRCGLYHGRLDAQTEFDLNDWWDSYQLHDLEVKTLPGVFSRDGLDVGSSLLLSTLEKHMKGKVLDIGCGAGVMASVMAKLSPKVKLTLSDVNAAAVESSRATLAANGIEGEVIVSNVYSDITGRFDMIISNPPFHDGLQTSLTAAETLIRGAVKHLPIGGQLRIVANAFLPYPDILDATFGSHEVLAQNGRFKVYQATVGRPPRAPKKK
- a CDS encoding DNA polymerase III subunit psi; the protein is MASKRDWLLQQLGITQWTLRRPSVLQGEVAVSLPPEARLLVVAQTLPASDDPLFCDVLLSLGLTPAQTYSLTPEQAAMLPEETACNSWRLGVAEPLAVAGAQLYSPALAELSQDAGAKRALWQQICHHEHDFYPDGGRPGHGLHH
- the rimI gene encoding ribosomal protein S18-alanine N-acetyltransferase, which encodes MNTISTLTAADLATAFTIEQASHAFPWTETTFASNQGDRYLNLKLNADGEMAGFAITQIVLDEATLFNIAIHPRWQRRGFGRLLLNAVIEQLESRGVVTLWLEVRASNQAAIALYEDLGFNEVTVRRNYYPSIHGREDAIVMALPLA
- the prfC gene encoding peptide chain release factor 3; amino-acid sequence: MSPSEFAREVSKRRTFAIISHPDAGKTTITEKVLLFGQAIQTAGTVKGRGSSQHAKSDWMEMEKQRGISITTSVMQFPYRDSLVNLLDTPGHEDFSEDTYRTLTAVDCCLMVIDAAKGVEDRTRKLMEVTRLRDTPILTFMNKLDRDIRDPMEVMDEVERELKIACSPITWPIGCGKLFKGVYHLYKDETYLYQTGKGHTIQEVRIVKGLGNPELDAAVGEDLAAQLRDELELVQGASHEFDQEAFLSGELTPVFFGTALGNFGVDHMLDGLVAWAPAPMPRKTDTREVTAAEEKFTGFVFKIQANMDPKHRDRVAFMRVVSGRYEKGMKLRQVRTGKDVVISDALTFMAGDRSHVEEAYPGDIIGLHNHGTIQIGDTFTQGEDMKFTGIPNFAPELFRRIRLRDPLKQKQLLKGLVQLSEEGAVQVFRPIANNDLIVGAVGVLQFDVVVARLKSEYNVEALYESVNVSTARWVECDDVKKFEEFKRKNEINLALDGGDNLSYIAPTMVNLNLTQERYPDVTFRKTREH